A DNA window from Sphingopyxis macrogoltabida contains the following coding sequences:
- a CDS encoding nucleotidyltransferase family protein, which translates to MIDRETGEERWRYFLWLCTALKSFVDPAQYPAQTIEWPASPGETVRLVEMMDGHKISPALASILGDVATVPSEVKDHLHAVHWLNGQRNDTILAGIATIGRQLAMQGIDAIFLKGAASLVSGLYTDPATRFLGDIDLLVAPQEAEGASRALMQCGFTEIAVKPASLFPRNRHHLAMQRNPDTGVGVEIHFAVLAPMSGAALDGEALRRSAVSVSFRGSTYRVPTIEDRVLHNVIHHQITDGFYHRRSCSLRQILDLALLRRDGEVSTQQILQRRDIPAKQRAAIEHGIHLTAILGPSPDSGELVDRAIRRLEHGIRRPRNHIGIVAKSYLHELRSRPLGIVNFLLPSRWPGRIRHLRSALKRPHY; encoded by the coding sequence ATGATTGACCGGGAAACGGGCGAGGAACGCTGGCGTTATTTCCTCTGGCTCTGTACCGCACTGAAAAGCTTTGTCGATCCGGCGCAATACCCCGCGCAGACAATCGAATGGCCTGCATCGCCCGGGGAGACCGTGCGTCTGGTTGAAATGATGGACGGCCACAAGATCTCGCCCGCCCTCGCATCGATATTGGGGGACGTCGCGACGGTTCCCTCCGAGGTCAAAGATCATCTGCACGCGGTCCATTGGCTCAATGGACAAAGAAACGATACTATTCTGGCTGGCATCGCCACAATCGGCCGGCAGCTGGCCATGCAGGGCATTGACGCCATTTTCCTTAAGGGCGCGGCAAGCCTTGTTTCCGGACTCTATACCGACCCCGCCACGCGATTTCTCGGCGATATCGACCTGCTTGTCGCACCGCAGGAGGCCGAGGGAGCTAGCCGCGCGCTGATGCAATGCGGTTTCACTGAGATTGCCGTCAAACCCGCTTCGCTGTTTCCTCGCAACCGCCACCACCTCGCCATGCAACGCAACCCCGATACGGGCGTCGGCGTCGAAATTCACTTTGCCGTGCTCGCCCCCATGTCTGGCGCGGCGTTGGATGGCGAAGCGCTGCGCCGATCGGCCGTTTCGGTTTCCTTTCGCGGATCCACCTATCGCGTCCCGACGATCGAAGACCGTGTGCTTCACAATGTCATTCACCATCAGATAACCGATGGTTTCTATCACAGAAGAAGCTGCAGTCTGCGTCAGATACTAGACCTCGCGCTATTGCGACGTGACGGCGAAGTATCCACGCAGCAGATACTGCAGCGTCGAGACATTCCAGCCAAGCAGCGCGCGGCCATCGAACATGGCATACACCTTACGGCCATCCTCGGCCCTTCTCCTGACTCCGGCGAATTGGTTGACCGCGCCATCCGCCGCCTGGAGCACGGAATCCGGCGTCCCCGCAATCATATCGGTATCGTCGCCAAAAGCTATTTGCATGAATTGCGATCGCGCCCGCTCGGCATCGTGAACTTCCTGTTGCCGTCTCGCTGGCCGGGACGGATCAGACATCTGCGATCGGCCCTGAAGCGCCCGCATTATTGA
- a CDS encoding SDR family NAD(P)-dependent oxidoreductase, with the protein MKDQIWWITGASSGIGAALARALAARGAKLILSGRNVAALEAVAKDCGAGTMILPFEATDYAAIPALAEQAWNWCGRIDGLVNNAGISQRSLAIETDFPVYERIVAVDLLAPIALTQALLPRMVGAGGGQLVAISSVAGIAGVPLRSAYCAAKHGLIGYHDSVRAENEHLGLKVLVVAPGSVATNVSRNALNADGSVRGESDAAIDNGLSPDFAAKQILDAVAAGTRELVVAEGAEAATAALRRSDPDALFDRMSAMVQAGYAQQMKATSAS; encoded by the coding sequence ATGAAAGATCAAATCTGGTGGATTACCGGGGCTTCGTCGGGAATCGGCGCGGCGCTGGCGCGCGCACTGGCGGCGCGCGGCGCAAAGCTGATCCTGTCGGGACGCAATGTCGCCGCGCTCGAGGCGGTGGCGAAAGATTGCGGCGCCGGGACGATGATCCTGCCGTTCGAGGCGACCGACTATGCCGCGATTCCCGCGCTGGCCGAACAGGCTTGGAACTGGTGCGGACGCATCGACGGACTGGTCAACAACGCGGGTATTTCGCAGCGCAGCCTGGCGATCGAAACCGATTTCCCGGTCTATGAACGGATCGTCGCGGTCGACCTGCTCGCGCCGATCGCGCTGACGCAGGCGCTGCTGCCGCGGATGGTCGGCGCCGGCGGCGGGCAGCTGGTCGCGATATCGAGCGTCGCAGGGATCGCCGGCGTGCCGCTGCGCAGCGCCTATTGCGCCGCGAAGCACGGGTTGATCGGCTATCACGACAGCGTGCGGGCGGAAAATGAGCACCTCGGGCTGAAGGTGCTCGTCGTCGCGCCGGGATCGGTCGCGACCAACGTCAGCCGCAACGCGCTGAACGCCGACGGCAGCGTGCGCGGGGAAAGCGACGCCGCGATCGACAACGGCCTGTCGCCCGATTTCGCGGCAAAGCAGATTCTCGACGCGGTCGCGGCAGGCACGCGCGAACTGGTAGTCGCCGAAGGCGCCGAAGCGGCAACCGCCGCGCTGCGCCGCAGCGATCCCGACGCGCTGTTCGACCGGATGAGCGCGATGGTGCAGGCGGGCTATGCGCAGCAGATGAAGGCGACGTCGGCGTCGTGA
- a CDS encoding CarD family transcriptional regulator, producing the protein MSANTLLFEVGDYVVYPKHGVGRVIELQKSEIAGMQLELYVLRFEKEKMTLRVPTNKAEGVGMRKLSSDKTLKEALQVLTTKPKVKRTMWSRRAQEYEAKINSGDLVSIAEVTRDLFRADDQPEQSYSERQIFEAASSRLARELGAMEESDEKTAQAKILQILNEHAPLYYAEKAL; encoded by the coding sequence ATGTCGGCGAACACGCTTTTGTTCGAAGTCGGTGATTATGTCGTTTATCCCAAACATGGCGTGGGGCGCGTCATCGAGTTGCAAAAGTCCGAAATCGCGGGAATGCAGCTCGAACTTTATGTCCTCCGCTTCGAAAAGGAAAAGATGACGCTTCGCGTGCCGACGAACAAGGCGGAAGGCGTCGGGATGCGCAAGCTGTCGTCGGACAAGACGCTGAAGGAAGCGCTGCAGGTGCTGACGACCAAGCCGAAGGTCAAGCGCACCATGTGGTCGCGCCGCGCGCAGGAATATGAAGCCAAGATCAACTCGGGCGACCTCGTGTCGATCGCCGAAGTGACCCGCGACCTGTTCCGCGCCGACGACCAGCCCGAACAGAGCTATTCGGAGCGCCAGATCTTCGAAGCGGCGTCGAGCCGCCTCGCGCGCGAACTCGGCGCGATGGAGGAAAGCGACGAAAAGACGGCGCAGGCGAAGATCCTCCAGATCCTCAACGAACATGCGCCGCTCTATTACGCCGAAAAGGCGCTCTGA